In Ananas comosus cultivar F153 linkage group 14, ASM154086v1, whole genome shotgun sequence, the genomic stretch CGACAGCTTGCATCTGTAAAGGATCAAAAGTGACACAAGCATGAGTTAGGGAAAATGTTGATCCAAATGGCAAATAAGTATATGTATTTTACTTGACGAGAGATCTTGTTGGAATTAGATAACATTATCATATAATAGTGAATTTACAAGACCGAACTAATAACAGTTGTATATTAGCCAACGATCGTGATCCCCAGAAGcctctttttctaaattaataAAGATGAAAGATAAttcaagtaaataaaaaaagcaaTCAACAGGTCATTGATTCAGCAGAGAGATGATAATGAAAGCACTGGTCGAAATATGTTTCAAAtgcaaatacttttctttttaCACTTAGTTTTTGTTCATGAAGGAAAAAAGCAGTGATAATTAAGACGAATCAACATATGTAAAAATTGAATAAGAACTTTTATCAATTTTGCAGTAGATACTGTGTAATATTACCTTTTCAAAATAGGTATCTGGGGGAGGAATAACACCTCCAGCACCCATAACAGGTTCTGCAATGAAAGCAGCAATCTGCAAAAATTACCTATATCAGCAACAAATTATCTTCTGGCTTAATGTAATGTTCCAcaagataataaaaaagaatcttACTGTATCAGGCCCTTCTTTCAGAATAAGATTCTCCAAGTTATTGGCTAATCTGGTTGAAAATTCCTCCTCTGTCTCTCCtggtttttttaataaataacatCATTAATATAAATGCAGATATTCTTGCCGACTTCATCTAATCGACAATAAATTGGTACCTGGTAGATGGTAGCGCCAATAGTGAGGGCAATCAGTGTGCAATACAAAAGGTGCAGGTAGATCAAACTTTTGGTGCAGAGCTGGAAGGCTGTTGATGCAGAGAATTGTTAAGAAATTAAAGATTTGCAGCAGAAAGGAAGCATTTCTTTAGTAATGAAGCAGATgaatcaaaaacaacttattcTCAAGTTAAGTTGATGCACTTCAACAAGGTGTGAAAGTATACCAACTTATGCTTTTAGACTTACCCAGAAAGACTAGCTGAAATTAATGTCGATCCATGGTACCTGCAAAAAAGAGTCAAAAAGTTGATTATATTCAATAAGAAACTACTAGAATTTTTGAAATCTCCTAAACATGATATATCTCTCAGCTAGAAAGAGAAGGCAGCAAAAAGGGATAAAACAAAGTAAATTGAAGAACAATTCCTTAATTAGTTTTCATTAAATATCAGACTCCATTAAAACATGATCAGCAGGAAGagattcttttttaaaaaggaaaaactaaCAGAGAAAAAGACCCACTTTTCTGAGGAAAAGAATACAGAATACAAATATATGTTGCAAGTGATTAAGAAGATTTCTTACGCTTTTGACCGTGCTAtgaatttcttctttttaggCCTTCCTAGTGCATTATTATAATACCACACGAGTTTTACCTGAAAGAAACAGCAATTAATGCACAGACGAAAAAAACCTTGTAATTCAGAGGGGATCAGTTTATGCCTTTCATTAGCTGGTCAGAATAGCAAATTGGACCCCATGTTTCTGGAATATCTATAGCATAAAAGAAACTTCTAATGAACCAGAAGTAAAAAACCAAATTGTGGCCTAATAGAATTGAACAAAGGCAGGAGTAACCACTATAATACTGTATTATCTTCCATTAGCATCACATACCAGAGAATCGTTGGCTTCGGAACCACTATTCGTGAAAAATACTTTTCCCATTTTACGTGCTGTGAAAAAATCAAGAAGTTCCTTTGCAAGGTCCTGTACTCAACTCAAACAAGTGACAATAATTTGAGCAGGGGAATAGGATTGTCTCATtcaaactgtggaaaaaaagtaaaaagtagATAACAAACTCGAGAAGAAATGTGTAGCGGCCATAGTAAATATTGAACCATCAGGAATTGCCCTGAAGACTTGTTTCTCAGGCCGAGTCCAATTTTTCAGATTATTTAGCAAACAAAGAGTTATATTTACCAGGCTGGGCTTCGTTGTACGATTCCAAAAGGAGTGGTAGAATGGCAATTTGTTTAATTGCTCAGTCGCAGCTTTGACAAGGCGAGGTTCATTTCCAcctaatatttttaagaatGGTGTAGTTATGAAGCAAGAGAAGAAAAGCAAGTACAATACCTGAATTTACCATAAGTTGATTGAAAAAACACTTCTAGTACGAGAACCTATATGAATTATAAGCGCCTTAAGTATGACTTTAGAACCTATATGTCAGTAATCTAAAAGAAATTTTACTTGCCTAAAGCTGTGCACCATAGTCCAGCAAGCGAATCTAGATATTTCTTCCCATTGATGTCATAGACATAGCAACCCTGCAACATTTATCACACATTCGTAAAGTAAATGTTAATACTAACTACTAAGTATACCGACATAACCTGCTCTAAAGTCCAAAAACACTTTTCGTAAAATTGCTTCTATATTGTAAGCATCATACCTCTGATTTCTCAATAACTAGGGGGTGTAAGTCGCTGCTCTGCCATCCAGCGGTAAATGGAGCCAACATCCCATGTCCCTTAAACCTATCATCATTATTACGAGAACTCAATCTATTTTAGTGGATAACAAATGCATGAATATAAGTAGCTTGACATAGCCGACAATGCAAGCAATGATGGTAAAAAAGAACTCTACTGTAAAATTATAACTTCAGATTTTCCAACATATGATACTCTTCATACCCTTTTTCTTCTGTTGTCTCGGACTGAAGAGATGCCTCCGAGCTCATCTGCCTATTAAAAGGATCAGCGCTCGCAATTGGTTGCCTTTGCGCGATGCTGGCACTTGCAGCATGCCTTATGAGGCTGCTAACCTGTAAAAAGGAGTGAACGAAATAGCCGAAACGTaatgtaataaatttttaactagtTTTGATTTACTTATATTCTCAGTTCTAAAATGATCttttgtttcaaatttcaatcgAATGGATTCATTGCACATCTGCATATTGAATAGCTACTACAAACAAATAcaagcttttcttttcttttgacaCTACCTCAACTTTTAATTACTTTGATTTAAGCTATTCACTAAAATTAACGGCTCGTTGTTAACTGCTAACAAAATTATCACACTTCCAACGACTAAAAAGTGTTAAAAACAGCTAAATTTAACATAATCACTataaaacttgaaaaaaaaaaaatcccaaatttCACTGATAAACACAATTTAGAacaacaaaatcaaattttactgcaattttaataaaaaaaaaggagaacacTTAAGAGGGGTCTACATAAAAATAACCTAGAGTTAAGGGGATCCCTGTACATTTATACCATGTTTACAGCATCAAACGCCCGATTTCAAACTAATCAAACGCACACGATCGGAGATCCTAATCCGATCAAAGATACTAATCAACAGCGAAGCATCCGCGCTTACGCCGCAAAGAGATGGGATTGGGTTTACCTTCATGGAGGCCCTGGATCGAAGGAGATCCTTAACTATCATCATCTCCGACCTCTGAAGAATCCCTCTTTCGCTTCCTCGAAGAAgaacaaggagagagagagagagagagagactctttgttgttcaacaagtgttttatatttgaatcgaattattattattagatttaaaaaaaCGGTGGAAAtatgatgatgacgacgatgatgattatctcaaataaaatgGGGGGGGTGCTCAGAATCTTCAGATCAGCATTtggatgtgaaattaccaaattgaCCTCTTACTTTGAATCTTGAGCTCGGGGATCGGAGCATTAGATTAGGAAAGTTCTCACCTACtcttctaatatatatttttttctccaaagctgtttaatttttatctctaGATTAGGAAAGTTCTCAcctactcatatatattttttgctccAAAGCCgtttaatttttatctcaaaaaccTACATTCATACATCCGTATTATATTTTGTATCTAACAGAAGAGTTTGATGTTGGCTTAAATAAATCAGTATCCTTTCCTGTAACGGAAGGCCgagttgggccgagtcacgtttGAATGACGTCAGGCTGGATAGGCctagtcatgttcgaaatggcttGAGGCCGGGTGGGCCGAGTTACAATTAAAATTCGTGGGTGttgtatctatatattttaagtggattgattgtgtatttctaatagcttgagcatttgggattaatggttagcgcaaACAATttgacaagtggtatcagagctagtgGTCATGGATTCGATTCCCGCATGCACGCGCGGAGGGGGGATTGTCCATGCATGTGGCGGAAGGCGTCACAATTGAGACCTGTAGGTGCTGTAttggttatttatttttaagaacttgagcttttgggattaatggaaagcgccaacgatccgacattgGGTGGGACCCAATGAAATCATTAAGTGGTTATTTTGCTCATTTAAAGTTATTTTGtacaaatttttaatcaaatattcaAAGCCTACGAAAAACTTGAGTGTCGATATTGATCAGCTATTATGACCTACAATACATGACAAAAATTGACAGATTATATATAGCGTATAAACTTATCTTTTAACGGAGAAACTATGAAGCCAATTTCGTATAATTTCAAACAGATTATGCTTAGAGTTTCGTCAATTCAAATTATCTCTTCAGTGAACAGacgttttatataaaaaa encodes the following:
- the LOC109720692 gene encoding gamma-aminobutyrate transaminase 1, mitochondrial-like → MMIVKDLLRSRASMKVSSLIRHAASASIAQRQPIASADPFNRQMSSEASLQSETTEEKGFKGHGMLAPFTAGWQSSDLHPLVIEKSEGCYVYDINGKKYLDSLAGLWCTALGGNEPRLVKAATEQLNKLPFYHSFWNRTTKPSLDLAKELLDFFTARKMGKVFFTNSGSEANDSLVKLVWYYNNALGRPKKKKFIARSKAYHGSTLISASLSGLPALHQKFDLPAPFVLHTDCPHYWRYHLPGETEEEFSTRLANNLENLILKEGPDTIAAFIAEPVMGAGGVIPPPDTYFEKMQAVVKKYDILFIADEVITAFGRLGTMFGCDKYNIKPDLVSIAKALSSAYMPIGAILVSPEISEVIYSQSNKLGSFSHGFTYSGHPVSCAVALEALKIYKERNIPEHVKAVSPRFQDGLKAFSGSPIIGEIRGNGLILGTEFADNKSPNDPFPPEWGVGAIFGSECEKRGMLVRVAGDNIMMSPPLIISSSEVDELISIYTDALKSTEERVAELKSQKS